The following DNA comes from Brassica oleracea var. oleracea cultivar TO1000 chromosome C5, BOL, whole genome shotgun sequence.
TGGAGGAAGATCAGGGCTTGAGTTGCTGGATGATATGTCTCCGGTAGAGATTTGCTTCGAAGACCGTGATGCAAGTTTCGATATGAAGGCTTTGTTTATGTGCAAGGCGCTTGTCTCTCAATGGCAAGATCGTTCTACTCCATATCAAGACTTTCTTTCTCAGTACCATCTCCATAAATGAGTTATAAGTACACGCACGGCTTTGTTTTGTCTTCACCGACCAGTTTTGTATGATGTGATAATTTAATTTTTGTAGTACATTCACGTTTATGGATAAGGAAGTGCAACTCTGTATACTGCTTTCTTCTTCTACTCTGTTTTTCTAATCGTGATCATCTCTCTCCTGTGTTAATATGGTTATCTTTTGTCTATCTGTATTTTGATTGTTGGCAAGAACAAGTTCCACCAACAGCTCCCAAGGAGGATATAGCTAACAAAACTTGAAACCTGGTGCTGCCAAATCTGAGGTAGATACCAGTGACATGATAAAATATATAAAAAGAGTAATAACAGATCAATCAAGATTTGTATTAGTTCCAACATGCTTATCAGTTACCTTATAAGTAAATCACAACTCTGATAATGATAATAAATGTAACTAAGTGGTGTTGCAGAATCTCAAGCGTTACACAAAAACAAAATAAAAACAATGAGAAGTCCTACTTAGTGTTCTTGGTCTTCTTATCTTTCGAAAGTCGTAAGATAGATCCTAATCCAGACGGAGATGGACCACCTATCACTGGAGTAATCCGAAAGCTTCCTCCTCTGCTGCTGCAGCTGTTCTTTCCGGATTGCTTTTGTGGCCTGAACTGATACGAGCTGCAGCAGGAAGAGGGAGGACAAGATGAAGGATCTGGCTGTGGACGTGGGGCTCCTCCATGTCTCAGCGAGCTATGCTTGTCAACGTCCCTAAGCATTGCTCTCTTAGAATTCATCACTGATCCTGTGGAAATGCTTCTTGTCAAACGAGGAAAGGAACAGATCAGACTCTTCTTTATATCGCAGTTAAGGCTCGAGCTTCTACTGAAGCTCCAAAACGACTTTGATGATGTTTCTACCACTGGAGTCTCCTTCTGGCAGTATTTTCTCGACTGTTGCGGTGATGGCAATGGCAGAGGAGGAGGAGGAGGAGGAGGAATAGAGGAGACGATAGGAGGGAGCTCGTACTTGTAACGACGTTTTAGCATGGAGGATGTTGCTTGGAAAGGAAGGATCATCCCATCAGCGAAGATCTCATCAGCTGGTGAGGAATCAAAGCTTCTTGAAGTGTGGAACTCGAAATCTGAATCTAAAAGTGTTGTGTCTCTTCGAACCAGCCCTGATGGTTGTTGTTCAATCGTAAGTGCTTTATCTGATTGGCCGAGATCGCCCGCGAACGATATCCGCTGGTGACTTGACTCCGCAAAGATCATAATGGTCCGTTTTGCTGGAGTTTTTGGAAACAAACGGTCGTGTTTAGTGAGAGAATCAATGAGAAACAAAGAAATGTAATGCAGGGAAGATGAAAACTCACCTTTGTGTGGAGGAAAGGAAAGATGAAACTCTGCTCAGAGACT
Coding sequences within:
- the LOC106344142 gene encoding uncharacterized protein LOC106344142, with protein sequence MIFAESSHQRISFAGDLGQSDKALTIEQQPSGLVRRDTTLLDSDFEFHTSRSFDSSPADEIFADGMILPFQATSSMLKRRYKYELPPIVSSIPPPPPPPLPLPSPQQSRKYCQKETPVVETSSKSFWSFSRSSSLNCDIKKSLICSFPRLTRSISTGSVMNSKRAMLRDVDKHSSLRHGGAPRPQPDPSSCPPSSCCSSYQFRPQKQSGKNSCSSRGGSFRITPVIGGPSPSGLGSILRLSKDKKTKNTK